The Corynebacterium jeddahense genome has a window encoding:
- a CDS encoding cytochrome b: MSTKMKQAAENVDSRYTISGVLRPQLNKVFPTHWSFMLGEMALYSFVILLLTGCYLALFFDPSITKVIYDGAYLPLNGVEMSRAYASALDLSFDVRGGLFVRQMHHWAALMFMMAMFAHMMRVFFTGAFRRPREANWLIGVTLVLLGMIEGFMGYSLPDDLLSGVGLRIMSAIILGLPIIGTWLHWAIFGGDFPSDLMLDRFYILHVLIVPGIILALVAAHLALVWFQKHTQFPGPGRTENNVVGVRILPVFATEAIGYMMVVFAVLSAMAGLTSINSIWNLGPYNPSQVSAGSQPDVYMLWTDGAARVMPAWELYLGHYTIPGAFWVAMLCLVMVILLISYPFIEKKITGDDAHHNLLQRPRDVPARTGIGVMGLTFFLLLTISGGNDHVAHFFQISLNAMTWVGRIGLIVLPPLAFFITYRLCIGLQRSDREVLEHGIETGIIKRLPNGAFVEIHQPLGPVDADGHPQPLEYAGARVPKQMNQLGFADSETVGKFAPAELGVTERVRDMEEQNHHEAVETLRALEATKDRSDRDATHTSAE, encoded by the coding sequence ATGAGTACCAAAATGAAACAAGCCGCGGAAAATGTTGATTCGCGCTACACGATCTCGGGCGTGCTGCGCCCGCAGCTGAACAAGGTCTTCCCGACCCACTGGTCCTTCATGCTCGGCGAGATGGCGCTCTACAGCTTCGTCATCCTGCTACTGACCGGTTGCTACCTCGCGCTGTTCTTCGACCCGTCCATCACGAAGGTGATCTACGACGGCGCGTACCTGCCGCTGAACGGTGTCGAGATGTCACGCGCCTACGCTTCGGCGCTCGACCTCTCCTTCGACGTGCGCGGCGGCCTCTTTGTCCGCCAGATGCACCACTGGGCTGCGCTGATGTTCATGATGGCGATGTTCGCCCACATGATGCGCGTGTTCTTCACCGGCGCGTTCCGCCGCCCGCGTGAGGCGAACTGGCTCATCGGCGTCACCCTCGTGCTGCTCGGCATGATCGAGGGCTTCATGGGTTACTCCCTGCCGGACGACCTGCTCTCCGGCGTCGGCCTGCGCATCATGTCCGCGATCATCCTCGGCCTGCCGATCATCGGCACCTGGCTGCACTGGGCGATCTTCGGCGGCGACTTCCCGTCGGACCTCATGCTGGACCGCTTCTACATCCTCCACGTGCTCATCGTCCCGGGCATCATCCTCGCCCTGGTCGCCGCGCACCTCGCGCTGGTCTGGTTCCAGAAGCACACCCAGTTTCCGGGTCCGGGCCGCACCGAGAACAACGTTGTCGGCGTCCGTATCCTCCCGGTGTTCGCCACCGAGGCGATCGGCTACATGATGGTCGTCTTCGCAGTACTCTCTGCGATGGCCGGCCTCACCTCGATCAACTCCATCTGGAACCTCGGCCCGTACAACCCGTCGCAGGTCTCCGCCGGTTCGCAGCCTGACGTGTACATGCTCTGGACCGACGGCGCCGCTCGTGTCATGCCGGCGTGGGAGCTCTACCTGGGCCACTACACCATCCCGGGCGCGTTCTGGGTGGCCATGCTGTGTCTGGTCATGGTGATCCTGCTGATCTCCTACCCGTTCATCGAGAAGAAGATCACCGGCGATGACGCCCACCACAACCTGCTGCAGCGCCCGCGCGACGTGCCCGCACGCACCGGCATCGGCGTCATGGGCCTGACGTTCTTCCTGCTGCTCACTATCTCGGGTGGTAACGACCACGTCGCGCACTTCTTCCAGATCTCGCTCAACGCGATGACCTGGGTGGGCCGCATCGGCCTCATCGTCTTGCCGCCGCTGGCGTTCTTCATCACCTACCGCCTGTGTATCGGCCTGCAGCGCTCGGACCGCGAGGTGCTCGAGCACGGCATCGAGACCGGCATCATCAAGCGCCTGCCGAACGGCGCGTTTGTGGAGATCCACCAGCCGCTCGGCCCGGTGGACGCGGACGGCCACCCGCAGCCGCTCGAGTACGCCGGCGCCCGCGTGCCGAAGCAGATGAACCAGCTCGGCTTCGCCGACTCCGAGACGGTGGGCAAGTTCGCCCCGGCAGAGCTCGGCGTCACCGAGCGCGTCCGCGACATGGAGGAGCAGAACCACCACGAGGCCGTCGAGACGCTGCGCGCGCTCGAGGCCACGAAGGACCGCTCCGACCGCGACGCGACGCACACCAGCGCCGAGTAG
- a CDS encoding ROK family protein, producing the protein MAEQTPEGALTVGFDIGGTNARAAVVDARGTIVDEIRTGTPHDADGLTRTIVGMVGELRGKYDIAAVGLAIAGFLDPDCEIVRFAPHLPWRDDQPVRRDLEAALGLPVRLEHDANSAAWGEYRYGAARDMETWVFFAVGTGIGATLMHRGEIYRGAFGTAPEFGHITVVPGGRVCSCGKQGCLERYASGTSLVDCAIDIATNGGYRKAPLYRAVVEKRASGHDIMAGARAGDELALAALDSFSTWLGRGLAMVADILDPAQIVLGGGVSDDADLYLADARAAMEANIVGAGYRPLPEILCAELGSRAGMIGVADLAREPH; encoded by the coding sequence ATGGCTGAACAGACTCCGGAGGGCGCGCTCACCGTCGGCTTCGACATCGGCGGCACGAACGCGCGCGCCGCCGTCGTGGACGCGCGCGGCACGATCGTCGACGAGATCCGCACCGGCACCCCGCACGACGCGGACGGGCTCACCCGCACGATCGTGGGCATGGTGGGCGAGTTGCGCGGGAAGTACGACATCGCCGCGGTGGGCCTCGCCATTGCCGGGTTCTTGGACCCGGACTGCGAGATCGTGCGCTTCGCCCCGCACCTGCCGTGGCGCGACGACCAGCCGGTGCGCCGCGACCTCGAGGCGGCGCTCGGGTTGCCGGTGCGCCTCGAGCACGACGCGAACTCCGCCGCCTGGGGCGAGTACCGCTACGGCGCCGCCCGCGACATGGAGACGTGGGTGTTCTTCGCCGTCGGCACCGGCATCGGCGCGACGCTCATGCACCGTGGCGAGATCTACCGCGGCGCGTTCGGCACGGCCCCGGAGTTCGGGCACATCACCGTCGTGCCGGGCGGGCGCGTGTGCTCGTGTGGCAAGCAGGGCTGCCTCGAGCGCTACGCCTCCGGCACGTCGCTGGTGGACTGCGCGATCGACATCGCCACAAACGGCGGGTACCGGAAAGCGCCGCTGTACCGGGCGGTCGTCGAGAAGCGGGCGAGCGGCCACGACATCATGGCCGGCGCACGCGCGGGCGACGAGCTCGCGCTCGCGGCGCTCGACAGCTTCTCCACGTGGCTCGGGCGCGGCCTGGCGATGGTCGCCGACATCCTCGACCCGGCCCAGATCGTGCTCGGCGGGGGTGTGAGCGACGACGCCGACCTGTACCTCGCGGACGCGCGCGCGGCGATGGAGGCGAACATCGTCGGCGCCGGATACCGCCCGCTGCCGGAGATCCTCTGCGCGGAGCTGGGGTCCCGGGCGGGTATGATCGGGGTCGCAGACTTGGCCCGCGAGCCGCATTAA
- a CDS encoding ubiquinol-cytochrome c reductase iron-sulfur subunit: MSEVKKNYSVEELDRMNNAELAALGTELDDVTVAYRKERFPVEGDPREKSAERGIKIWLTISVLSALAFIGVYLFWPWEPKFHGDDGLWTYTLYTPLLGLTAGLAFCALGVSIIQYVKKFVPEEIAVQRRHDGPSSELDRRTTTALLNDAWETSTLGRRKALQGLLGTAGVLAGLMVIAPLGGLIKNPWKVRHELDYHGDGTLWTHGWTIQDKGVKVYLGRDTGAIAELHEGEVGSHYSTAGVSRLVRMRPEDLAAAAMETVFPLYPEDVNDGEDYDPARDVYEHHMHSIHGPRNPVMLIRLRSQDAKRVVEREGQENFHYGDYYAYSKICTHIGCPTSLYEAQTNRILCPCHQSQFDALQHGKPIFGPAARALPQLPVTVDEDGYLIANGNFVEPVGPAFWERQS; this comes from the coding sequence ATGAGTGAAGTGAAGAAGAATTACAGCGTCGAAGAGCTCGACCGCATGAACAACGCGGAGCTCGCCGCACTCGGCACCGAGCTCGACGACGTCACGGTCGCCTACCGCAAGGAGCGCTTCCCGGTCGAGGGTGACCCGCGCGAGAAGTCTGCGGAGCGCGGCATCAAGATCTGGCTCACCATCTCGGTGCTCAGCGCGCTCGCCTTCATCGGCGTGTACCTGTTCTGGCCGTGGGAGCCGAAGTTCCACGGCGACGACGGTCTGTGGACGTACACCCTGTACACCCCGCTGCTTGGCCTCACGGCCGGCCTCGCGTTCTGCGCGCTCGGCGTCTCCATCATCCAGTACGTGAAGAAGTTCGTGCCGGAGGAGATCGCGGTGCAGCGCCGCCACGACGGTCCGTCGAGCGAGCTGGACCGCCGCACGACGACCGCGCTGCTCAACGACGCCTGGGAGACGTCGACCCTTGGTCGTCGTAAAGCACTGCAGGGTCTGTTGGGCACTGCGGGCGTCCTCGCCGGCCTCATGGTCATCGCCCCGCTCGGCGGCTTGATCAAGAACCCGTGGAAGGTCCGCCACGAGCTGGACTACCACGGCGATGGCACCCTGTGGACCCACGGCTGGACCATCCAGGACAAGGGCGTGAAGGTCTACCTCGGCCGCGACACCGGCGCGATCGCCGAGCTGCACGAGGGTGAGGTCGGCTCGCACTACAGCACCGCCGGCGTGTCCCGCCTCGTGCGCATGCGCCCGGAGGATCTCGCGGCCGCCGCGATGGAGACGGTGTTCCCGCTCTACCCGGAGGACGTGAACGACGGCGAGGATTACGATCCGGCCCGCGACGTCTACGAGCACCACATGCACTCCATCCACGGCCCCCGCAACCCCGTCATGCTCATCCGCCTGCGCTCGCAGGACGCGAAGCGCGTGGTGGAGCGCGAGGGGCAGGAGAACTTCCACTACGGCGACTACTACGCCTACTCCAAGATCTGCACGCACATTGGTTGCCCGACCTCGCTGTACGAGGCCCAGACCAACCGCATCCTGTGCCCGTGCCACCAGTCGCAGTTCGATGCCTTGCAGCATGGCAAGCCGATCTTCGGACCGGCCGCCCGCGCGCTGCCGCAGCTGCCTGTGACTGTTGACGAAGACGGTTACCTCATCGCCAACGGGAACTTTGTTGAGCCCGTCGGCCCGGCCTTCTGGGAGCGTCAGTCCTAA
- a CDS encoding lysophospholipid acyltransferase family protein — MENKRYSLFKAILGPPLLVWNRPRIYGAENIPKAGAAILVSNHQAVMDSFYLPLMVRRQLTFPAKKEYFTGTGVSGKIQKFFFSSVGQIPIDRESKDAGDTLQAAAEEVLARGDLFGIYPEGTRSPDGRVYKGRTGMARVAMATGVPVILTAMIGTRNANPIGTTIPRPAKVRIKISEQIDPHAWAREHGYDPASREAVRPFTDYCMQRLADMVGTQYVDVYASDVKKSLEETGEYPEGARP, encoded by the coding sequence ATGGAAAACAAGCGGTATTCCCTGTTCAAAGCTATCCTCGGGCCGCCGCTGCTCGTGTGGAACCGCCCGCGCATCTACGGCGCGGAGAACATCCCCAAAGCGGGGGCGGCGATTCTGGTGTCCAACCACCAGGCGGTGATGGACTCGTTCTACCTGCCGCTCATGGTCCGCCGCCAGCTCACGTTCCCGGCGAAGAAGGAGTACTTCACCGGCACGGGCGTCTCCGGCAAGATCCAGAAGTTCTTCTTCTCCTCGGTGGGCCAGATCCCCATCGACCGGGAATCCAAGGACGCCGGCGACACGCTGCAGGCCGCGGCGGAGGAAGTCCTCGCGCGTGGCGACCTCTTCGGCATCTATCCCGAGGGCACCCGCTCGCCCGACGGGCGCGTGTACAAGGGGCGCACCGGGATGGCACGCGTCGCGATGGCGACGGGCGTGCCCGTCATTCTCACCGCGATGATCGGCACCCGCAACGCGAACCCGATCGGCACCACCATCCCGCGCCCGGCGAAGGTGCGCATCAAGATCTCGGAGCAGATCGACCCGCACGCCTGGGCGCGCGAGCACGGCTACGACCCCGCCTCGCGCGAGGCGGTACGCCCGTTCACGGACTACTGCATGCAGCGCCTCGCGGACATGGTGGGCACGCAATACGTCGACGTCTACGCGTCGGACGTGAAGAAATCGCTGGAAGAGACCGGGGAGTACCCCGAGGGGGCGAGGCCGTGA
- a CDS encoding cytochrome c oxidase subunit 4, translating into MGTGSKVFYAIGTFLALMAVFYILATNWIGEDAYLFGVEWIGAVGLTLAAAFSFMLGGYLNITERRMDIVPEDWEEAEMEDGAGVLGFYSPSSIWPFAMAASICFLGLGIAFWQLWLLAFGAVMLIWTTAQLNLQYGIPREKH; encoded by the coding sequence ATGGGAACCGGATCAAAAGTTTTCTACGCCATCGGCACCTTCCTCGCACTGATGGCAGTGTTCTACATCCTTGCGACCAACTGGATCGGTGAGGACGCGTACCTGTTCGGCGTCGAGTGGATCGGCGCGGTCGGCCTGACCCTCGCGGCAGCCTTCTCTTTCATGCTCGGCGGCTACCTCAACATCACCGAGCGTCGCATGGACATCGTCCCGGAGGACTGGGAGGAGGCCGAGATGGAAGACGGCGCCGGCGTCCTCGGCTTCTACTCGCCGAGCTCGATCTGGCCGTTCGCGATGGCCGCGTCCATCTGCTTCCTCGGCCTCGGCATCGCCTTCTGGCAGCTGTGGCTGCTGGCCTTCGGCGCGGTCATGCTCATCTGGACCACCGCGCAGCTCAACCTGCAGTACGGCATCCCGCGCGAGAAGCACTAG
- a CDS encoding cytochrome c oxidase subunit 3: protein MTTAITNQDMATPQNRVPALNRPNMVSVGTIAFLAQELMFFAGLFAMYFTSRANGLAAGDWGNQTEHLNVVFGLVITIVLVSSSFTSQFGVFAAERGDVFGLRKWFTVTVVLGVIFLGLVAFEWTSMASEGVTPQASVYGSVFYIITGFHMAHVTAGIIAFVVVLLRVAKSKFTPAQATAAMAVSYYWHFVDAVWIGVFITIYLVQ from the coding sequence GTGACGACCGCAATTACAAACCAAGATATGGCGACACCGCAGAATCGTGTCCCAGCGCTGAACCGTCCGAACATGGTCAGCGTTGGCACGATCGCGTTCCTCGCCCAGGAGCTCATGTTCTTCGCCGGTTTGTTCGCGATGTACTTCACGTCGCGCGCAAACGGCCTGGCCGCAGGGGACTGGGGCAACCAGACCGAGCACCTCAACGTGGTGTTCGGCCTGGTGATCACCATCGTCCTCGTGTCCTCTTCGTTCACGTCCCAGTTCGGTGTGTTCGCCGCTGAGCGGGGTGACGTTTTCGGGCTGCGCAAGTGGTTCACCGTCACCGTCGTCCTCGGCGTGATCTTCCTCGGCCTCGTGGCCTTCGAGTGGACCTCGATGGCGTCCGAGGGCGTGACCCCGCAGGCGAGCGTCTACGGCTCGGTGTTCTACATCATCACCGGCTTCCACATGGCGCACGTGACCGCGGGCATCATCGCCTTCGTCGTCGTGCTGCTGCGCGTGGCCAAGTCGAAGTTCACCCCGGCGCAGGCAACCGCCGCGATGGCGGTGTCCTACTACTGGCACTTCGTCGATGCTGTTTGGATCGGCGTGTTCATCACCATCTACCTCGTTCAGTAG
- a CDS encoding C40 family peptidase: MAKHRRQTNTAARAAAATTALAAGAALIAPAAASAAEVRVPNTPVTVQVPGIENVPGIAAIPGIDAWIPSLSGVSAEGDIRNAINSVKALPGVNSVPGFSDFIANVERQVLPAQPAQVAQTYAAPVAAPASAPAPQPSVGERIVSIAQSKIGSPYVYGAAGPDAFDCSGFTSWVYSQVGKSIPRTSQAQASAGQQVALSDIQPGDIVVYYSGASHVAIYAGNGQIIDALNSGIPVGYRDMYMMPIYSVVRF; this comes from the coding sequence GTGGCAAAGCACCGTCGCCAGACCAACACCGCAGCCCGCGCAGCAGCGGCCACCACCGCTCTCGCAGCAGGCGCTGCGCTCATCGCGCCGGCCGCCGCCTCCGCCGCCGAGGTCCGTGTGCCCAACACCCCCGTCACCGTCCAGGTTCCGGGCATTGAGAACGTGCCGGGCATCGCCGCGATCCCGGGCATCGACGCCTGGATCCCGTCGCTCTCCGGCGTTTCCGCCGAGGGTGACATCCGCAACGCGATCAACTCCGTGAAGGCGCTGCCGGGCGTGAACAGCGTGCCGGGCTTCAGCGATTTCATCGCCAACGTCGAACGCCAGGTGCTTCCGGCCCAGCCGGCGCAGGTCGCCCAGACCTACGCAGCCCCGGTCGCCGCACCGGCCTCGGCTCCGGCCCCGCAGCCGTCCGTCGGCGAGCGCATCGTGTCCATCGCCCAGTCGAAGATCGGCTCCCCGTACGTCTACGGCGCCGCCGGCCCGGACGCTTTCGACTGCTCCGGCTTCACCTCCTGGGTCTACTCGCAGGTTGGCAAGTCCATCCCGCGCACCTCCCAGGCGCAGGCCTCCGCCGGCCAGCAGGTCGCGCTGAGCGACATCCAGCCGGGCGACATCGTCGTGTACTACAGCGGAGCGTCCCACGTTGCCATCTACGCCGGCAACGGCCAGATTATCGACGCGCTGAACTCCGGCATCCCGGTGGGTTACCGCGACATGTACATGATGCCGATCTACTCTGTGGTGCGCTTCTAA
- a CDS encoding polyadenylate-specific 3'-exoribonuclease AS: MRYFYDTEFIEDGTTIELVSIGIVAEDGREYYAVSTDFDATRANEWVRAHVLDKLPRAGHPSWKPSAQIRDEVYAFLTAGRTRPELWAWVGAYDHVVLAQLWGDMAGLPNDLPRYTRELKQYWQMAGKPRLPKVPDGNHDALVDARHNLRKFRVCADALPLDRDGAVSKM, from the coding sequence ATGCGGTACTTCTACGACACCGAGTTCATCGAGGACGGCACCACGATCGAGCTCGTCAGCATCGGCATCGTCGCCGAGGACGGGCGGGAGTACTACGCCGTGTCCACCGACTTCGACGCCACCCGCGCGAACGAGTGGGTGCGCGCGCACGTGCTGGACAAGCTGCCGCGGGCGGGCCACCCGTCGTGGAAGCCGTCCGCGCAGATCCGCGACGAGGTGTACGCGTTTCTCACGGCGGGGCGGACCCGCCCGGAGCTGTGGGCGTGGGTGGGCGCCTACGACCACGTCGTGCTCGCCCAGCTCTGGGGCGACATGGCGGGGCTGCCGAACGACCTGCCGCGCTACACCCGCGAGCTGAAGCAATACTGGCAGATGGCGGGCAAGCCCCGGCTGCCGAAAGTGCCCGACGGCAACCACGACGCGCTCGTGGACGCGCGCCACAACCTGCGCAAGTTCCGCGTGTGCGCCGACGCGCTGCCGCTTGACCGCGACGGCGCCGTTTCCAAGATGTGA
- a CDS encoding NlpC/P60 family protein, producing the protein MGKHSLRSSRNRSVPAAAAASIVLLGSAAAPARADDVDKLIDEMDSISHEATAKAEEIKGLEDKIAASEKKVDDANRRAKDAKAELASLQGVSQEQRKNVGDIAQSRYRIPKSETLMSTLDSGNPQEAIDRSAYLASLTRNSQRALDELEVANRQAADKATEANIAVAEAQHSRNELESQRKKLEKERADLDKRVKDIETRVDNLNEADRQRWVTKDNPVDAAALPGAVSGVAAAALAELGKPYGWGAAGPDAFDCSGLMVWAYAQNGIGIPRTSQAQLAGGTPVPLDALQPGDIIGYYPGVTHVGMYIGDGMVVHSSDYGIPIQVVPLNSMPIQGAVRY; encoded by the coding sequence GTGGGTAAGCACTCGCTCCGTTCCTCCCGTAACCGCAGTGTGCCGGCCGCTGCTGCGGCCAGCATTGTCTTGCTCGGCAGCGCCGCCGCCCCAGCGCGCGCGGACGACGTGGACAAGTTGATCGACGAGATGGATTCCATCTCCCACGAGGCCACCGCGAAGGCGGAGGAGATCAAGGGCCTGGAGGACAAGATCGCGGCGTCCGAGAAGAAGGTTGACGACGCGAACCGCCGCGCGAAGGACGCGAAGGCCGAGCTCGCCTCGCTGCAGGGCGTGAGCCAGGAGCAGCGCAAGAACGTCGGGGACATCGCGCAGTCGCGCTACCGCATCCCGAAGTCCGAGACGCTCATGTCGACACTGGACTCCGGCAACCCGCAAGAGGCGATCGACCGCTCGGCGTACCTCGCCTCGCTCACCCGCAACTCCCAGCGGGCGCTCGACGAGCTCGAGGTGGCCAATCGCCAGGCCGCGGACAAGGCGACCGAGGCGAACATCGCCGTGGCGGAGGCGCAGCACTCGCGCAACGAGCTCGAATCCCAGCGCAAGAAACTGGAGAAGGAGCGCGCGGATCTGGACAAGCGCGTGAAGGACATCGAGACGCGCGTGGACAACCTCAACGAGGCGGACCGCCAGCGCTGGGTCACGAAGGACAACCCGGTTGACGCGGCCGCGCTGCCGGGCGCGGTCTCCGGTGTGGCCGCGGCCGCGCTTGCGGAGCTGGGCAAGCCGTACGGCTGGGGCGCCGCCGGCCCCGACGCGTTCGACTGCTCCGGCCTCATGGTCTGGGCGTACGCGCAGAACGGCATCGGCATCCCGCGCACGTCGCAGGCGCAGCTCGCCGGCGGCACGCCGGTCCCGCTCGACGCGCTGCAGCCTGGCGACATCATCGGCTACTACCCGGGCGTGACGCACGTGGGCATGTACATCGGCGACGGCATGGTGGTCCACTCCTCGGACTACGGCATCCCGATCCAGGTCGTGCCCCTGAACTCTATGCCGATCCAGGGCGCCGTGCGCTATTAA
- a CDS encoding glycosyltransferase family 4 protein yields MKTLLVTNDFPPTVGGIQSYLRDYVDELVRRDGADSIVVFASTQDARAARAYDASQPFEVVRWPRRVMLPTPATAREVARLVWERGVDTVWFGAAAPLALMGGVAKRAGASRVIATTHGHEVGWAKLSGARGALRAIGRRADTVTYISDYTLERLRGALGGHPKYVALPSGVNTGFFHPATPDERAATRAALGVGEAPLVVCASRLVARKGQDVLIEGWPEVRRYAAGAQLVIVGEGPYAPRLCELAAGVEGVQFTGAVPRERLRDIVAAADVFAMPARTRLGGLDVEGLGIVYLEAQACGVPVVAGDSGGAPETVTAATGVVVDGRDASAVAGAIARLLNDAGGRARMGAAGRAHVAERFSWDVLGQRLSMLCRGPRD; encoded by the coding sequence ATTAAGACGCTCCTTGTCACCAACGACTTCCCGCCCACCGTGGGCGGGATTCAGTCGTATCTGCGGGACTACGTCGACGAGCTTGTGCGCCGCGACGGCGCGGACTCGATCGTCGTGTTCGCCTCGACCCAGGATGCGAGGGCTGCGCGCGCGTACGACGCGAGCCAGCCGTTCGAGGTCGTGCGCTGGCCGCGCCGCGTCATGCTGCCCACGCCCGCGACCGCGCGCGAGGTGGCGCGGCTCGTCTGGGAGCGCGGCGTGGACACCGTCTGGTTCGGCGCCGCCGCGCCGCTCGCGCTCATGGGCGGGGTGGCCAAGCGCGCGGGGGCAAGCCGCGTCATCGCGACGACGCACGGCCACGAGGTCGGGTGGGCGAAGCTGTCCGGGGCCCGCGGGGCGCTGCGCGCCATCGGCCGCCGCGCCGACACGGTGACATACATCTCGGACTACACGCTCGAGCGCCTCCGCGGCGCGCTCGGCGGCCACCCCAAGTACGTGGCGCTGCCGTCGGGTGTAAACACGGGGTTCTTCCACCCGGCCACGCCGGACGAGCGCGCCGCCACCCGCGCCGCCCTCGGCGTCGGCGAGGCCCCGCTCGTGGTGTGCGCCTCGCGCCTCGTCGCGCGTAAGGGGCAGGATGTGCTGATCGAGGGCTGGCCGGAGGTCCGTCGATACGCAGCGGGCGCGCAGCTCGTCATCGTGGGGGAGGGGCCGTACGCGCCGCGGCTGTGCGAGCTCGCGGCCGGGGTCGAGGGGGTGCAGTTCACCGGTGCGGTGCCGCGGGAGCGCCTGCGCGACATCGTCGCGGCCGCCGACGTGTTCGCGATGCCCGCGCGCACCCGACTCGGCGGGCTCGACGTCGAGGGCCTCGGCATCGTCTACCTCGAGGCCCAGGCGTGCGGCGTGCCCGTCGTCGCCGGCGACTCCGGCGGCGCCCCGGAGACCGTCACCGCGGCCACCGGCGTCGTCGTCGACGGGCGAGATGCGTCCGCCGTCGCGGGGGCAATCGCGCGGTTGCTTAACGACGCCGGGGGCCGCGCCCGCATGGGCGCCGCCGGCCGCGCCCACGTTGCGGAGCGCTTCTCCTGGGACGTGCTGGGGCAGCGCCTGTCAATGCTGTGCCGGGGACCGCGGGACTAA
- a CDS encoding c-type cytochrome encodes MNNSPKKKRQGRKTQRTVAGAAALTLGLTGAGLLASALTPNAQVATAARDDQALIQEGKDIYDVACITCHGANLQGVKDRGPSLIGTGEGAVYFQVNSGRMPMMSNDAQAERKRPRYTENQALALAAYVAANGGGPELVYNKDGSLAMEELRGKNYDGNIQAADVARGGELFRLNCASCHNFTGRGGALSSGKYAPVLDPANEQEIYQAMLTGPQNMPKFSDRQLSADEKKDIIAYIKSTKETPLPGGWGLGGLGPVSEGMAMWMIGVTLVAIAAMWIGSRS; translated from the coding sequence ATGAATAACTCACCCAAGAAGAAGCGCCAGGGACGCAAGACGCAGCGCACCGTCGCTGGCGCCGCCGCCCTGACGCTGGGGTTGACCGGGGCGGGCCTGCTCGCCTCCGCGCTGACCCCGAACGCGCAGGTGGCTACGGCGGCGCGTGATGACCAGGCGCTCATCCAGGAGGGCAAGGACATCTACGACGTCGCCTGCATCACGTGCCACGGCGCGAACCTGCAGGGCGTGAAGGACCGCGGTCCGTCGCTTATCGGTACCGGCGAGGGCGCCGTGTACTTCCAGGTCAACTCCGGCCGCATGCCCATGATGTCCAATGACGCGCAGGCCGAGCGCAAGCGCCCGCGCTACACCGAGAACCAGGCCCTCGCCCTCGCCGCGTACGTCGCGGCGAACGGCGGCGGCCCGGAGCTCGTGTACAACAAGGACGGCTCCCTCGCGATGGAGGAGCTGCGCGGCAAGAACTACGACGGCAACATCCAGGCGGCCGACGTCGCCCGCGGCGGCGAGCTGTTCCGCCTCAACTGCGCGTCCTGCCACAACTTCACCGGCCGTGGCGGCGCGCTCTCGTCCGGTAAGTACGCCCCGGTGCTCGATCCTGCGAATGAGCAGGAGATCTACCAGGCCATGCTCACCGGCCCGCAGAACATGCCGAAGTTCTCCGACCGCCAGCTCAGCGCTGACGAGAAGAAGGACATCATCGCCTACATCAAGTCCACCAAGGAAACCCCGCTGCCCGGCGGCTGGGGCCTCGGTGGCCTTGGCCCGGTGTCTGAGGGTATGGCGATGTGGATGATCGGCGTGACCCTGGTCGCGATCGCTGCTATGTGGATTGGATCCCGCTCATGA